The following proteins are co-located in the Paraburkholderia phytofirmans PsJN genome:
- a CDS encoding DNA topoisomerase III translates to MSKALIIAEKPSVANDIARALGGFTKHDEYYESDEYVLSSAVGHLLEIAAPEDYEVKRGKWSFANLPVIPPHFDLNPIAKSESRLKVLTKLLKRKDVDRLINACDAGREGELIFRLIAQHAKAKQPVQRLWLQSMTAGSIRDGFARLRSDEEMQPLADAARCRSEADWLVGINGTRAMTAFNSKGGGFFLTTVGRVQTPTLSIVVEREEKIRRFVPRDYWEVKAEFVCSAGFYEGRWFDPKFKRDEFDPEKRDSRLWALPAAETIVAACRGQIGTVTEESKPSTQLSPALFDLTSLQREANGRFGFSAKNTLGLAQALYEKHKVLTYPRTDARALPEDYMDTVKETLGMLKESNNYLPFAKQVLDKGWVKPNKRIFDNSKISDHFAIIPTLQAPKNLSEPEQKLYDLVVKRFLAVFFPAAEYKVTTRITEVVGHHFKTEGKVLVEPGWLQVYGREISGEDANLVPVQKDEKVKTDKIAAQQLVTKPPARYNEATLLSAMEGAGKLVEDDELREAMAAKGLGTPATRAAIIEGLLGEKYLIREGRDLIPTAKAFQLMTLLRGLGVKELTAPELTGEWEYKLSQMERGNLPRDAFMQEIARMTQTIVKRAKEYDSDTIPGDYATLQTPCPNCGGQVKENYRRFACSKCEFSISKIPGGRQFEIPEVEELLQNKTIGPLSGFRSKMGRPFSAILKLSLDDEIKNYKLEFDFGQDAGGEDGEPPDFSDQQPVGACPKCKGRVFEHGMSYVCENSVANPKTCDFRSGKVILQQEIAREQMAKLLEEGRTDLLTNFKSSRTGRNFKAFLVKQNDGKIGFEFEKKEPSAKTAAKTAAAKSAAKAAPEAESDDGEVSVAVKAAPAAKKAAAKKAPATKTAAAKKAPAKKAAGRKTGS, encoded by the coding sequence ATGTCCAAAGCACTGATCATTGCCGAAAAGCCTTCCGTCGCGAACGACATCGCGCGCGCTTTGGGCGGCTTTACCAAGCATGACGAATACTACGAGAGCGACGAGTACGTCCTCTCCTCGGCAGTCGGCCATCTGCTGGAAATTGCCGCGCCCGAAGACTACGAAGTCAAACGCGGCAAGTGGAGTTTCGCCAATCTGCCCGTCATTCCGCCGCACTTCGATCTCAACCCGATCGCCAAGAGCGAGTCGCGCCTGAAGGTGCTGACCAAGCTGCTCAAGCGCAAGGACGTCGACCGCCTGATCAACGCATGTGACGCGGGGCGCGAGGGCGAGCTGATTTTCCGCCTGATCGCGCAGCACGCGAAAGCCAAGCAGCCGGTGCAGCGCCTGTGGCTGCAATCCATGACGGCGGGCTCGATCCGCGACGGCTTCGCCCGCTTGCGCAGCGACGAAGAGATGCAACCGCTCGCCGATGCGGCGCGCTGCCGCTCGGAGGCGGACTGGCTGGTCGGCATCAACGGCACGCGGGCCATGACCGCGTTCAACAGCAAGGGCGGCGGCTTCTTCCTGACCACGGTCGGGCGGGTGCAGACGCCGACGCTGTCGATCGTCGTCGAGCGCGAAGAAAAGATTCGCCGCTTCGTGCCGCGCGATTATTGGGAAGTGAAAGCGGAGTTCGTCTGCTCGGCCGGCTTCTATGAAGGCCGCTGGTTCGATCCGAAATTCAAGCGCGACGAGTTCGATCCGGAAAAACGAGACTCGCGTCTGTGGGCGCTGCCCGCGGCCGAAACGATCGTCGCCGCCTGCCGTGGCCAGATCGGCACGGTGACCGAAGAATCGAAGCCGTCCACGCAACTGTCGCCGGCGCTGTTCGACCTGACCAGCTTGCAGCGCGAAGCCAACGGCCGCTTCGGCTTCTCGGCGAAGAACACCTTGGGCCTCGCCCAGGCGCTGTACGAAAAGCACAAGGTGCTGACCTATCCCCGTACCGACGCGCGCGCGCTGCCGGAAGACTACATGGATACGGTCAAAGAGACGCTTGGCATGCTCAAGGAGAGCAACAACTATCTGCCGTTCGCCAAACAGGTGCTCGACAAGGGCTGGGTGAAGCCGAACAAGCGCATCTTCGACAACTCGAAGATCAGCGACCACTTCGCAATCATCCCGACGCTGCAGGCGCCGAAGAATCTGTCGGAGCCGGAACAGAAGCTCTACGACCTCGTCGTGAAGCGCTTCCTCGCAGTGTTCTTCCCCGCCGCCGAATACAAGGTGACGACGCGGATCACGGAAGTGGTCGGCCATCACTTCAAGACCGAAGGCAAGGTGCTGGTCGAACCGGGCTGGTTGCAGGTCTACGGCCGCGAGATCAGCGGCGAAGACGCGAACCTCGTGCCGGTGCAGAAAGACGAGAAGGTCAAGACCGACAAGATCGCCGCCCAGCAACTGGTGACGAAACCGCCGGCACGCTACAACGAAGCCACTTTGCTGTCGGCCATGGAAGGCGCGGGCAAGCTCGTCGAAGACGACGAACTGCGCGAAGCCATGGCGGCCAAGGGTCTCGGCACGCCGGCCACGCGTGCCGCGATCATCGAAGGTCTGCTGGGTGAAAAGTATCTGATCCGCGAAGGCCGCGATCTGATTCCGACCGCCAAGGCTTTTCAGCTCATGACGCTGTTGCGCGGCCTGGGCGTGAAGGAATTGACGGCGCCCGAATTGACCGGCGAGTGGGAGTACAAGCTCTCGCAGATGGAACGCGGCAACCTGCCGCGCGACGCTTTCATGCAGGAAATCGCCCGCATGACGCAGACCATCGTCAAACGCGCGAAAGAGTACGATTCCGACACGATCCCGGGCGATTACGCGACGTTGCAGACGCCGTGCCCGAATTGCGGCGGGCAGGTGAAGGAAAATTACCGGCGCTTTGCCTGCTCGAAATGCGAGTTCTCGATTTCGAAAATTCCGGGTGGACGTCAGTTTGAAATTCCGGAAGTCGAAGAGCTGCTGCAGAACAAGACGATCGGTCCGCTGTCGGGATTCCGCAGCAAGATGGGCCGGCCGTTCTCGGCGATCCTGAAGCTCTCGCTCGACGACGAGATCAAGAACTACAAGCTCGAGTTCGACTTCGGCCAGGATGCGGGCGGCGAAGACGGCGAACCGCCTGACTTCTCCGATCAGCAGCCGGTCGGCGCGTGCCCGAAGTGCAAGGGCCGCGTGTTCGAGCACGGCATGAGCTACGTCTGCGAAAACTCGGTTGCCAATCCGAAGACTTGCGACTTCCGCTCCGGCAAGGTGATCCTGCAGCAGGAAATTGCTCGCGAGCAAATGGCCAAGCTGCTCGAAGAAGGCCGCACGGATCTGCTGACGAACTTCAAGTCGTCGCGTACCGGCCGTAACTTCAAGGCGTTCCTCGTCAAGCAGAACGACGGCAAGATCGGTTTTGAGTTCGAAAAGAAGGAGCCGTCGGCGAAGACTGCCGCGAAGACCGCAGCAGCGAAGTCGGCTGCCAAGGCCGCCCCGGAAGCGGAGTCGGACGACGGCGAAGTGTCGGTGGCCGTGAAGGCTGCGCCGGCAGCCAAAAAGGCGGCGGCGAAGAAAGCGCCGGCCACCAAGACTGCTGCGGCCAAGAAAGCACCCGCCAAGAAAGCGGCGGGGCGCAAAACGGGCTCGTAA
- a CDS encoding thioredoxin family protein, with amino-acid sequence MPALNLDTDQDRIAERVNEPDTLFVACLCAEWCGTCREYRDAFDKLADRHPEICFAWIDIETHADRFEDLDVENFPTILIEDSVTTRFFGTVLPQAAIVERMLSDLTAVPGVSGAPKLRPALAVA; translated from the coding sequence ATGCCCGCGCTAAACCTCGACACCGACCAAGACCGGATCGCCGAGCGCGTCAACGAACCCGACACGCTGTTCGTTGCCTGCCTGTGCGCGGAATGGTGTGGAACCTGCCGCGAGTATCGGGACGCTTTCGACAAGCTGGCCGACCGGCACCCGGAAATCTGTTTCGCATGGATCGATATCGAGACCCATGCGGACCGGTTCGAGGATCTGGACGTGGAGAACTTTCCGACCATCCTGATCGAAGATTCGGTTACGACGCGGTTCTTCGGCACGGTTTTGCCGCAGGCGGCGATTGTGGAACGGATGTTGTCTGATCTGACCGCCGTGCCCGGCGTCAGCGGTGCGCCGAAACTGCGGCCCGCGCTGGCGGTCGCCTGA
- the dprA gene encoding DNA-processing protein DprA yields MHTLPATDIELAAWLRLALAPGLKPGALRLLLGAFGLPEAIFEQAPEALAEIAGAAAASAALAPTGPDFDAQLDAVIAWREQPGNQVVTLDDPAYPPALLTMPDPPPLLYIKGRLNLLHTRAVALVGSRSATPQGVEDAERFARELSVAGVTVVSGLALGIDGAAHRGGLQGIGGTVAVIGTGADLVYPAAHHALARQIAVQGAILSEWPLGTPARAAHFPQRNRLIAGLVSGVVIVEAAMRSGSLITARLANEMGRDIFALPGSIHAPLSRGCHRIIKQGAKLVETPDEVLEELGFARQAAPRAASGSAHATFSNRAFSRNTPTGSGAAADRAQLAALQPTEASPAVSAEAPLAAATPCPPANPEAQRLLAALGHSPTTLEILATRTEMEDADLQTALLQLELAGHVTMLPGGRFMRASHG; encoded by the coding sequence ATGCACACCTTGCCTGCAACCGATATTGAACTTGCCGCCTGGCTGCGGCTTGCGCTCGCGCCGGGGCTGAAACCCGGAGCACTGCGCTTGTTGCTGGGCGCTTTCGGCTTGCCTGAAGCGATATTCGAGCAAGCGCCCGAGGCGCTCGCCGAGATAGCCGGCGCGGCCGCGGCAAGCGCAGCGCTGGCGCCGACAGGCCCCGATTTCGACGCCCAGTTGGACGCGGTCATCGCGTGGCGCGAGCAACCCGGCAATCAGGTCGTGACGCTCGACGACCCCGCCTATCCGCCGGCGCTGCTGACCATGCCCGATCCGCCACCGCTGCTATATATAAAGGGCCGGTTGAACCTGCTGCACACGCGAGCGGTCGCCCTCGTGGGGAGCCGCAGTGCAACGCCACAAGGCGTCGAAGACGCGGAGCGATTCGCCCGCGAGCTGTCGGTGGCCGGTGTCACCGTCGTCTCCGGGCTTGCGCTCGGTATCGACGGCGCCGCGCATCGGGGCGGACTGCAAGGCATCGGTGGAACTGTCGCCGTGATCGGTACCGGCGCGGACCTCGTGTATCCAGCGGCGCATCACGCGCTCGCGCGGCAGATCGCGGTGCAGGGCGCGATTCTCTCCGAATGGCCGCTCGGCACACCTGCGCGCGCCGCCCATTTTCCGCAGCGTAACCGTTTAATCGCCGGCCTTGTCAGCGGCGTGGTGATCGTCGAAGCGGCGATGCGCTCCGGTTCGCTGATCACGGCGCGGCTCGCCAACGAGATGGGACGCGATATCTTCGCGTTGCCGGGTTCGATTCACGCGCCGCTGTCGCGCGGGTGTCATCGAATCATCAAGCAGGGCGCGAAGCTGGTGGAAACACCGGATGAAGTGCTGGAGGAGCTGGGTTTCGCGCGGCAGGCGGCACCGCGAGCGGCTTCGGGTTCGGCGCATGCCACCTTCTCGAACCGTGCTTTTTCGCGAAATACGCCGACGGGCAGCGGCGCTGCGGCAGATCGGGCGCAACTAGCTGCGCTTCAGCCGACAGAAGCATCGCCGGCCGTATCAGCAGAAGCACCATTGGCCGCCGCAACGCCCTGCCCGCCGGCCAATCCCGAAGCACAGCGCCTCCTCGCCGCGCTCGGCCATTCGCCCACCACGCTTGAAATTCTCGCGACCCGTACCGAGATGGAGGATGCCGATTTACAAACCGCCTTGCTGCAACTCGAACTCGCCGGCCATGTGACCATGCTGCCCGGCGGCCGCTTCATGCGAGCTAGCCACGGCTGA
- the def gene encoding peptide deformylase produces the protein MALLNILNYPDKRLHKIAKPVEAVNDRIRRLVKDMAETMYAAPGVGLAATQVDVHERVITIDVSDDHNELLAFINPEIIWSSDERKLSEEGCLSVPGIYDNVERAEKVRVRALNEKGETFEMDCEGLLAVCIQHEMDHLMGRVFVEYLSSLKQTRIKSKMKKLAHAM, from the coding sequence ATGGCTTTACTCAACATCCTCAATTACCCGGACAAACGGCTGCACAAGATCGCCAAGCCGGTCGAAGCGGTCAACGACCGCATCCGCCGCCTCGTCAAGGACATGGCCGAAACCATGTACGCCGCGCCGGGCGTCGGCCTTGCCGCGACCCAGGTGGACGTGCACGAGCGCGTGATTACGATCGACGTGTCGGACGACCACAACGAACTGCTCGCCTTCATCAACCCCGAAATCATCTGGTCGAGCGACGAAAGGAAGCTCTCGGAAGAGGGCTGTCTTTCGGTGCCTGGCATTTACGACAACGTCGAGCGTGCCGAGAAGGTGCGCGTGCGGGCGCTCAACGAGAAGGGCGAGACCTTCGAGATGGACTGCGAAGGCCTGCTCGCGGTGTGCATCCAGCACGAAATGGATCATCTGATGGGCCGCGTGTTCGTCGAGTACCTGTCGTCGCTGAAGCAGACGCGCATCAAGAGCAAGATGAAGAAGCTCGCCCACGCGATGTAA
- the fmt gene encoding methionyl-tRNA formyltransferase, with the protein MSHSLRVIFAGTPEFAAAALAAIHSAGFQVPLVLTQPDRPAGRGMKLQASPVKRYAQEHGLAVAQPPSLRRVGKYPAEAAAAIDQLRATPHDVMVVAAYGLILPQEVLDIPLLGCINIHASLLPRWRGAAPIHRAIEAGDAETGITLMQMDVGLDTGAMISEARTAITADDTTATLHDRLAQDGAKLIVEALIELERTGKLAATPQPAEGVTYAEKIGKHEAALDWRRPAAVLARQVRAFDPFPGGVATLEDGTSIKLWAAVARDTQANGAPGTITDVSPEGVVVACGEGALRLTQLQKPGGKRLPVREFLAGSTLAVGQRFQLPETK; encoded by the coding sequence ATGAGTCATTCGTTGCGCGTCATCTTTGCCGGTACGCCGGAGTTCGCCGCGGCCGCTCTGGCCGCGATCCACAGCGCGGGTTTCCAGGTGCCGCTCGTGTTGACCCAGCCGGACCGGCCCGCCGGGCGCGGAATGAAATTGCAGGCGAGCCCGGTCAAGCGCTACGCGCAGGAGCACGGACTGGCCGTCGCCCAACCGCCTTCGCTGCGCCGCGTCGGCAAATATCCGGCCGAAGCCGCTGCCGCGATCGATCAGCTGCGCGCCACGCCGCATGACGTCATGGTCGTGGCCGCTTACGGGCTGATCCTTCCGCAGGAAGTGCTCGATATCCCACTGCTCGGCTGTATCAACATTCACGCGTCGTTGCTGCCGCGCTGGCGCGGCGCCGCGCCGATTCATCGCGCGATCGAAGCCGGGGACGCCGAAACCGGCATTACGCTGATGCAGATGGACGTCGGCCTGGACACAGGCGCGATGATCTCCGAAGCACGCACCGCGATTACCGCCGACGACACCACGGCTACCTTGCACGACCGTCTGGCGCAAGACGGCGCGAAGCTGATCGTCGAGGCGCTGATCGAACTCGAGCGCACCGGAAAACTGGCGGCAACGCCGCAACCCGCAGAAGGCGTGACCTACGCGGAAAAGATCGGCAAACACGAAGCCGCGCTCGACTGGCGCCGCCCGGCGGCAGTGCTGGCGCGGCAGGTGCGAGCGTTCGATCCGTTCCCCGGTGGTGTGGCCACGCTTGAAGACGGCACGTCGATCAAGCTCTGGGCCGCGGTTGCCCGTGATACGCAAGCCAACGGCGCACCGGGCACGATCACCGACGTCTCTCCCGAAGGCGTAGTCGTAGCCTGCGGCGAAGGCGCGCTGCGTCTCACGCAATTGCAGAAACCCGGTGGCAAACGCCTGCCGGTGCGCGAATTCCTGGCCGGCTCGACGCTGGCTGTGGGGCAGCGCTTTCAACTTCCCGAAACAAAGTAA